In the genome of Bradyrhizobium sp. CB3481, the window GTGGTGTCGGGATTGGAGCGAATGTTCATACTGTATCCTCCGTTTTTATGGGCGTCGTTCCGGACGGGCCGCGAAACGGACCGATCCGGAACCTCGAGGTTATTGAGCGAGATTCCGGGTTCGCGCTTGCGCGCGCCCCGGAATGACGCCGGTGGAAATTTCTATCGTCATTGCTTCTTCCGTCATTGCGAGCGCAGCGAAGCAATCCATTGCGCCGCAAGCGGAGAGATGGATTGCTTCGTCGCTTGCGCTCCTCGCAATGACGGGGAGAGAACTGTTCATCACGCCGCCTCCGCGCATCCGCCCAGCCACTGCCGCACCCGCGCGTCGGGGTCGGCGTTCTGGGTGACGTCGCTGACGACGGCGATGGAGTCGGCGCCGGCGGCGTAGATTTCGGCTGACTGTTCGAACTTGATACCGCCGATCGCAACCAGCGGGATGTCGCCGATGCGCTTCTTCCATTCTGATATTTTTGGGATGCCCTGCGGGGCGAAGCGCATCGCCTTCAGCGTGGTCGGGAAGATCGGGCCGAGCGCGATGTAATCGGGTTTGGCGGCAAGCGCGGTCGCGAGCTCCTCGTCATCATGGGTGGAAATGCCGAGGCTCAATCCGGCTTTGCGGATTTCAGCGAGGTCGGCGCCAACGAGGTCTTCCTGGCCGAGATGCAGGTGCTTGGCGCCGGCGACGATCGCCGCGCGCCAGTAATCATTGACCACGAGTTTGGCGTCGGTGCCTTTGATGGCGTCAAGCGCGTCGGTGACGATCTGCAGCGACTGCGCGTCATCGAGGTCCTTGGCGCGGAGCTGGATCGTGCCGGCGCCAAGCCGCGCCAGCCGCTTCACCCAGGCGACGCTGTCGACCACGGGATAAAATCTGTCAGGATACGGCATGCCAGAACGGGGTCCCGATCACAGGGGTTGAGGGCGAGGCGAAGTCGCGGGCGTCCATCAGGCCCGCCTCGTAGGCGGTGCGGCCGGCTTCGACGCCGA includes:
- a CDS encoding thiamine phosphate synthase codes for the protein MPYPDRFYPVVDSVAWVKRLARLGAGTIQLRAKDLDDAQSLQIVTDALDAIKGTDAKLVVNDYWRAAIVAGAKHLHLGQEDLVGADLAEIRKAGLSLGISTHDDEELATALAAKPDYIALGPIFPTTLKAMRFAPQGIPKISEWKKRIGDIPLVAIGGIKFEQSAEIYAAGADSIAVVSDVTQNADPDARVRQWLGGCAEAA